The Trachemys scripta elegans isolate TJP31775 chromosome 14, CAS_Tse_1.0, whole genome shotgun sequence genome segment taagTATCCTGCATTGGCtcctgtctgaagacaggatactgggccagattgaccattggtctgacccagtatggccattcttacgttcttacgATCTTAGTGTAAAACAAGAGTTATTCCTTGGAGTTCAATCATTAAGTTACCAAAGAGGTTAAGATGTGGCTTGAATATGATCTATAAAGGTCAGATTTTTATAGGGATTTAGGTGCGTAAAGATGCAGGTAGACATGTAGTGTAGATTTTAAAATCACCtcactgccattgacttcaatgggagttaagcacctaactttCCTGGGCACTTTTGAGAATCCCAACAagtgcctatctgcatttttagatgcctaaatgcctttagcaatctggccctaagtaccTGCAAAAGGAGAAGATTCCTGATAGTCAAAGTGtccttaatctagcagacaaaagcagAATAAGATccaattcagcctggaaataagaaGCAACTTTTTCACCGTaggggtaattaaccattagaaccaCTTGTTAAGGGTGTGGTGAGTTCTCCATCACCTGAtgtctttaaataaaaatgggatgTTTCCTTCAAAAGATACGCTGTAGCTCAGACACAAATTATGGGTTTGCTGAGGAAATCATTGGGTAAAATTCCCTGGTtggggttatacaggaggtcagaagagatgatcataatggtgccttctggcattaaaatctatgaattgctgaagtcagtgagcctgattctcccctcactcaccacagtgtaaaccaggagtaactccactggagtcagtggggctgATTCCCCTCTCAAACACCTGGTGTAAatcttcccctttctgtgcctcagtttccaatctgtaaaagggggataatgatcctggcctccttggtaaagtgctttgagatctactgatttaAAGCACTgcataagagctaagtattattgttaTTCTTTGGCTGGCAAAAGAATGTCTCATTGTGCTCTGTTGTTCAGCCAACTCTTTTTGAGACTAGATCCAAGAATAATGGATGGAGGATTGACACAAGGCACGAGCATGTGAAATTTGTTCAGAATTCAGTGCAGAGGAACTCTATGAAAGTAGGTGTATACGTTCACAAAACCCACATGGGGACATAGGAATTTGAGGACTGGCCCTTGAGTTATTTATTTAATGACTATACAAGCAATGCACTCCAAAGTTCCTGAGAAAGTCTGTGGATTTCTCTGAAGATCATGTCCCAAGGCTGCCTCTGAGAGGATGAAATAAGCCTTCCTGAGTCAAACACTTTTATTTTGCATGAACAGAGCAATTAAGAAGACATTAGCATATAAGATAtagattgtttatttttaattataggtATATAAAGAGATATGCAAACAATTTATTAAGGATAGTTGATGGTTGACTCCATTAGGGCAGGCTGAGAGCTAGAACCTTTTGACAAGTTTCAAAGTGTGTGGGTTAGAGAAACAGCATTAttgtctgcttaaaaaaaaatagctgtatTGGTTTTGTCTCCATGTTCAGAGATCAGTTTCTTCTACATCTGATGTGATATcattcccccccgtccccccaatTCTGGATACATCCGCAGATCCAACACAGTGAGTATGTTTTGAAAATTCTTTGAATATTTTCCCAGAATACGTAGTATTTACACACGTTTAATTGAAATCAGAACCTTTTCTTGTGATTATTATTCCTAACATTCAAATTAATACTAGTTTAGATTCCTTAAACAGAAGAAATTTTGCATTCtgaatttctttttattgtttgtgctgggtttttttaagctaGGATTTTCATCAGAGTCTAAAGGAGTTAGATgaacaaatcccactgaaatgcaATGTATGTAGATGCCTAATTCCCTCAAGCATCTTTGAGAATGCCAGCCTGTACTTCTGCATTGTGCTCACACTACAGtataaaaacaggttagacaatttCTCTTGTGTTTATAGTCAGTTTCTGATCAGTTTCACCTTCTTGCTGTCTTGCAGAATAATTGCAGTTTTGTAAATAATGCAGACTCTAcactttccaaaataaaacaatcttCCCCCGTACTTACTACAAATCAGATCTGCTATctttagagagaaaaaataagtttttgccaagaagaaaagaagagagaatgaaaaagcTCTGTAGTCAGCACATTTCAGAAAGAAGGACATGGAGTCCATTCCATCTTGTGTACCATCAACATAATTATTTACTAAGTTCACATCAGTTACACTTGTGAAAACATACTAAAGACAGTGCAGTTTGCAGAGGGGCTCATTAAACTGAAGAAAATGGGGTTACACTTTGTATTGGGCACTATTTATAAATGCTTTCTATATAGGCTTGGACGGCTtcgatttttatcggtaaatgtcaataaattctatttcaccatacacacacaaaccgatgaaaaaatatttgtattgataATAATTAAAATTGATAGGTAGGCAAAGTAAGGCAAATATTGCTTGACAACTTCTCAGCATGCATGGTCATTGAATAATTATTGCCTGAcagtgccccacccccccacccccattgtctGCCCCTGCCATAAGTTCTCACACTGTGGAAatttaattgataaaaataaaataaaaatgtttaaaacccaTACTTCTGCACAATCAtgcaaaaattcaaaaacaaggcttaaaaataaacattattatccactgaaattatttaaaaaatgaatttttccaAAACTTCTTATAAGCAATTAACAGATTACAAGTATGTTAGAGACATGGACAATATATGTTCCAGATGGTTATAAGTGTATCAATAGAAAGTTTTACAAATGATTGTCAGAGTTATAAGCAACATATTTTGACGGGTGGAAACAATACAAGTTGCTCAAGCATTTATTAAAGCatcaattatttattaattgaacCTTATTATAAAGTATGACCAAAATGAGAGGTGAATGGAATCTGGAAGTCTGTGGTGCCATTATGATTACCAATGGTTCAGAGGAGGCTTAAGTCAAATATGAGGGTATTACCATCCTCATCAATAGCAACAACAGTGGACTGTTCTTTTGTTGTTAGAGTCAGGGGCTCAAGTTGCCCACTAGAGGCCAGGCCCTTCCTTTAAGATGTTTCAAAGCAGACATCCAAAAACAGAGGCACCCCCAGATCaatagtctcttttgaaaatataggccaggactcttgggtgctATTTGAGGCTCGGGGTGAGAAGTGAGCTCCaacagctaagaaaaagaaactggGAATCTGGATGCCTGGGTTATGATTCCAGCTCTGGTAACCCATCTCTGTCTAATGCCCTAACGTGCTGAGggtttccagctcccattgagagCTAAATGTGTTCAGAATACTGATATATATGTGACTGCTCAGTTTGTTGTCTGTCAACAATGACCTGCATCTAACAAAATCACTTGTGTATTTCTTCATCTTCCCTTTATGGTCTCATGTGTTTTGGCAGGTACACCACCTGGCCCCAATGGTGAAGGGAAATCAAACCAATGTGAAGGAATTTATTCTGCGTGGGTTCTCTGGCTCTCATTATTTGCAGATCTCACTCTTCATGCTATTCTTGTTAATGTACTTCCTGACACTCACAGGAAACATCACCATCATATCCTTAGTGGGGACCCACTGTCGCCTCCACACCCCTATGTACTACTTCCTCTGCAATCTCTCCTTCCTGGAGATCTGGTTCACCACAGCTACCATCCCCAAGACTCTTACCAATCTCGTGTCCCAAAGCAAAACCATCTCCTTCCTCAGCTGCCTCCTGCAGATGTACTTTGTCTTCTCCCTAGGCTGCACTGAATTTCTACTCCTGGCTGTCATGGCCTATGATCGCTATTTGGCCATATGCCACCCATTGCACTATAGCTCCATCATGAACAGCACCTTGTCCACCCAGTTGGCCATTGGCTCATGGGTAGGTGGCTTCCTGACTATTTCTGTGCCAGCATTTCTGATCACTAGGTTGTCCTTCTGTGGCCCTACTGTCAtcaaccatttcttctgtgacataGATTCTTGGATAGAGCTCTCCTGCACAGACACGCGCCTCATTGAGATGGTGTACATTACTATCTGCTTTATTGTAATCCTGGGCTCCTGTGCAGTCACCCTGGTCTCCTACGTTTACATCATCTCtaccatcctgagaatcccatCTGCCCAAGGCAagaaaaaggccttttccacttgCTCTGCCCATCTCACCATTGTGGTTATATTATACGGCTGCGCCATCTTCCTGTACGTCGAGCCTTCTAAACAGAACTCACTGGACATGAACAAAATTGTCTCTGTCTTCAATACTATTGTGACACCATTGCTTAACCCTTTCATTTACACTCTAAGGAATAAAGACGTCAAGGAAATCTTGAGAAAGGCTTTTCAGAGGACGTGATGTTATTTTCCAATGGCCTGGATATCATTGATTTAGGCAGCCAGTGAGGGGAAATCAAGTGAACCATCAAAGCATACTAATATTAAATAAATAGTTTCTGGTATCTAAATATAAtcaaatgataataataataatgcagaatttggcctagaaTTTGGAAACCATATTACTGGGACTGAGTCTCATTTACAATAAAACAACTTTCAATTCTTTTGGCAGTGTAAATGGGCCTTAAAATAGGTGTGACTGTAATTTACAAGCTCTTAAAGATCCCTTTACACTGCTGGAATGATGGAAAAGGGTCTTATTTTCAATGAGGAGCAGGCCCTCATTTTTTGTGTATGTAAACTAGCCTATGATATAGTTCTCCATTTTACCAGATACTTGCTTCTGACATTTAACACTCTAGTACTTTTGATGTAGCTCCACAAACATTTACATCACTTTGCTTACAATCCAGAAAATGTTGATAAGACTCTCTGAAAACTTGGAGAAGACTTGGACGTGACTGGAAAGCTGTGATAATATGTTGTCACATCTGTCAACACGATGATGCAAATTGGGCAGCTTTTTACTATCTTTCACATGATTTGACATTTTTCTAGCTCTATTACAACTTTTTGACAAGGATCTATGGTCCAGAagccaaaggtatttaggtgctaacATTAGTCTGGGACTTTCCAGGGAGTCTAAAGGAATTAGGCACCAAAACCTCATTCAATTTGATGGGATTTGTGGGCCTAACTctcttaggcacttttaaaaa includes the following:
- the LOC117887701 gene encoding olfactory receptor 6F1-like → MVKGNQTNVKEFILRGFSGSHYLQISLFMLFLLMYFLTLTGNITIISLVGTHCRLHTPMYYFLCNLSFLEIWFTTATIPKTLTNLVSQSKTISFLSCLLQMYFVFSLGCTEFLLLAVMAYDRYLAICHPLHYSSIMNSTLSTQLAIGSWVGGFLTISVPAFLITRLSFCGPTVINHFFCDIDSWIELSCTDTRLIEMVYITICFIVILGSCAVTLVSYVYIISTILRIPSAQGKKKAFSTCSAHLTIVVILYGCAIFLYVEPSKQNSLDMNKIVSVFNTIVTPLLNPFIYTLRNKDVKEILRKAFQRT